In one Candidatus Pelagibacter sp. HTCC7211 genomic region, the following are encoded:
- the epsC gene encoding serine O-acetyltransferase EpsC: MSEFLQSIINRDPAAKSKISLILTYPGVKAVFFHRIANFFSVAKFDLIARIISQFSRFLTGIEIHPKANIGKNLFIDHGMGVVIGETSKIADNVTIYHNVTLGGIAPSINSDYQRDMKRHPTLEDNVVVGSGAQILGPITIGKNSLIGSNSVVTKNVPEKSVMAGIPAKRVGDASKGFKPYAVTDEEKD, from the coding sequence ATGAGTGAATTTTTACAATCTATAATTAATAGAGATCCTGCAGCAAAATCAAAAATAAGTTTAATTTTAACTTACCCGGGTGTAAAAGCAGTTTTTTTTCATAGAATTGCTAATTTTTTTTCTGTTGCAAAATTTGACTTAATTGCCAGAATAATTTCACAATTTTCAAGGTTTTTAACTGGAATTGAAATTCATCCAAAAGCAAATATTGGAAAAAACTTATTCATTGATCATGGTATGGGAGTTGTAATTGGTGAAACATCTAAAATTGCTGACAATGTAACTATTTATCATAATGTAACCTTAGGTGGAATTGCACCTAGTATTAATTCTGATTACCAAAGAGATATGAAAAGACATCCAACATTAGAAGACAACGTTGTTGTTGGTTCAGGAGCTCAAATATTAGGACCGATTACGATAGGTAAAAATTCTTTAATTGGATCTAATTCAGTAGTCACAAAAAACGTACCTGAAAAATCTGTAATGGCTGGAATTCCAGCAAAAAGAGTTGGGGATGCCTCAAAAGGATTTAAACCTTATGCTGTGACGGATGAAGAAAAAGATTAA
- a CDS encoding VOC family protein, whose amino-acid sequence MYRNTNCFHLAIPCGDLETAKKFYSETLGCRLDNSAQEWADVDFWGNELTLHASEHKLDNERHDVDMGNVSVPHFGVHLSRKDFDTLKNRLKDNGTKYYDEPYLRFKGTKYEQETFFVKDPNENVLEIKTLTNNPD is encoded by the coding sequence ATGTACAGAAACACAAACTGTTTTCATTTAGCAATCCCATGTGGTGATTTGGAAACGGCAAAGAAATTTTATAGTGAAACCTTAGGATGTAGATTGGACAATTCTGCTCAAGAATGGGCTGATGTAGATTTTTGGGGAAATGAATTAACTCTTCACGCAAGTGAACATAAACTTGATAATGAAAGACATGACGTTGATATGGGAAATGTTTCAGTACCTCACTTTGGTGTACATTTATCGAGAAAAGATTTTGATACTTTAAAAAACAGACTTAAAGACAATGGCACAAAATATTATGATGAGCCATATTTAAGATTTAAAGGTACAAAATATGAGCAGGAAACATTTTTTGTAAAAGATCCAAATGAAAATGTCTTAGAAATTAAAACTTTAACGAATAATCCTGACTAA
- a CDS encoding aldehyde dehydrogenase has protein sequence MPVNYKAIAKKLKFEGRAFINGKYVNAIDGKKFETINPATGEKLCAVAKCNHKDVNLAVKVSRKAFNSGVWSRSSPEHRKEVLLKFAELLRKHGDENSVLECVDTGKLIADCINEVANDAPMHFQWYGELIDKVFGKVGPTEPSITSLIVKEPIGVVAGIVPWNFPLMMAVWKMAPALAAGCSVIIKPAEDTPLTAIRVAKIAQEAGIPDGVLNILPGYGDVGEALGRHKDVDAVSFTGSTEVGGYFLKYSSESNLKPVALEMGGKSPFIVLEDAKINDDLIDNAINSAFWNGGQNCSANMRQIVHKKVKDEFLDKVSKKVKKLKVGDPLNLKSNMGSMISKGHLQTVDGYIQKGIDEGAKLLFGGVSDNKQKGFYAKPTLFDGLKENMTIAQEEIFGPVLGVLTVKNDEEALKVASNSKYGLHASVFTQDIDRAFHLAKSLPCGTVSVNTFSEGDIKTPFGGYKQSGSLSRDQGTEALNSFLQTKTIWISHS, from the coding sequence ATGCCAGTAAATTATAAAGCCATTGCAAAAAAACTAAAATTTGAAGGAAGAGCATTTATTAATGGAAAATATGTAAATGCAATTGATGGAAAAAAATTTGAAACTATAAATCCCGCTACAGGAGAAAAACTTTGTGCTGTTGCAAAATGTAATCATAAAGATGTCAATTTAGCAGTAAAAGTTTCAAGAAAAGCTTTTAATAGCGGAGTTTGGTCAAGAAGTTCACCTGAACATAGAAAAGAAGTTTTATTAAAATTTGCTGAGTTGCTTAGAAAACATGGAGATGAAAATTCTGTTTTAGAATGTGTTGATACAGGAAAATTAATAGCAGACTGCATTAATGAAGTAGCAAACGATGCACCAATGCATTTTCAGTGGTATGGAGAATTAATTGATAAAGTATTTGGAAAAGTTGGCCCAACAGAGCCATCAATTACAAGTTTAATAGTTAAAGAACCTATTGGAGTTGTAGCTGGAATTGTTCCTTGGAATTTTCCTTTAATGATGGCAGTTTGGAAAATGGCTCCAGCCTTAGCAGCTGGTTGTTCAGTAATTATTAAGCCAGCTGAAGATACTCCACTTACGGCTATAAGAGTTGCTAAAATTGCCCAAGAAGCTGGTATACCAGATGGAGTTTTAAATATATTGCCTGGTTATGGGGATGTTGGCGAAGCTCTTGGTCGACATAAAGATGTTGATGCGGTTTCTTTTACAGGCTCAACTGAAGTTGGTGGTTATTTTCTAAAATATTCAAGTGAAAGTAATTTAAAGCCAGTTGCACTTGAGATGGGAGGAAAAAGTCCATTTATAGTTTTAGAAGATGCTAAGATTAATGATGACTTAATTGATAATGCAATAAATTCAGCTTTTTGGAATGGCGGTCAAAACTGTTCTGCAAATATGAGACAGATTGTTCATAAAAAGGTTAAAGATGAATTTTTAGATAAAGTTTCTAAAAAAGTAAAAAAATTAAAAGTAGGCGATCCATTAAATTTAAAATCAAATATGGGCTCTATGATTTCAAAAGGACACTTACAAACTGTTGATGGATATATTCAAAAAGGAATTGATGAGGGTGCAAAACTTTTATTTGGTGGAGTTTCAGATAATAAGCAAAAAGGATTTTATGCAAAACCAACTTTATTTGATGGGTTAAAAGAAAATATGACTATTGCGCAGGAAGAAATTTTTGGCCCTGTTCTTGGCGTTCTAACAGTTAAAAATGATGAAGAAGCCTTAAAGGTTGCAAGTAATTCGAAATATGGACTACATGCTAGCGTATTTACTCAAGATATAGATAGGGCTTTTCATCTAGCAAAAAGTCTACCTTGTGGAACAGTATCAGTTAACACGTTTTCTGAAGGAGACATTAAAACTCCATTTGGAGGATATAAACAATCTGGATCATTATCTAGAGATCAAGGAACTGAAGCACTTAATTCTTTTCTTCAAACAAAAACTATTTGGATTAGTCACTCATAA
- a CDS encoding LLM class flavin-dependent oxidoreductase encodes MDFNHFLTSYMPNPNVGSKVHFQNMIEQSILAEKLGYKKVSIPEHHLINLLMMPSPLQMAVKIASLTKNISISTSVAVLPLHDMRTYAGEVATADILTDGRLILGVARGAFPWEMKRLGTPIEHSKEKFTESLEVLQKLLSEEEVSFSGKYYNFEALTIMPRPITQPIPIMIAAMDPKSIKNAALRGFHVQSTVLSGTRELLMERVNAFRDGCEELGEKGKLLKLSMQRMMFVAKDEKDAEIKNKLAYEYYKRFDNMFTGPGKVKNGNIIPLPRKQSFEEMKDNLLICPINELIDKLSIYAEAGVDEFIISSSFGQEQNETIESMHKISEEIIPYFKNSKNQVA; translated from the coding sequence ATGGACTTTAACCATTTTTTAACAAGTTATATGCCAAATCCCAATGTTGGATCAAAAGTACATTTTCAAAATATGATTGAACAATCTATTTTGGCAGAAAAGCTTGGTTATAAAAAAGTATCTATACCAGAACATCATTTAATAAACTTACTAATGATGCCATCACCATTACAAATGGCAGTAAAAATAGCTTCATTAACAAAAAATATTTCAATTTCAACTAGTGTAGCAGTTTTACCTTTGCATGATATGAGAACATATGCTGGTGAAGTTGCAACAGCAGATATTTTAACTGACGGAAGATTAATCTTAGGTGTTGCAAGAGGAGCATTTCCATGGGAAATGAAAAGATTAGGTACACCCATTGAGCATTCAAAAGAAAAGTTTACCGAATCTTTAGAAGTTCTTCAAAAGCTACTTAGCGAGGAAGAAGTTTCTTTTAGTGGCAAATATTATAATTTTGAAGCTTTAACAATTATGCCGAGACCAATTACACAACCTATCCCAATTATGATAGCCGCAATGGATCCTAAAAGTATTAAAAATGCAGCATTGAGAGGGTTTCATGTTCAATCAACGGTGCTTTCTGGAACAAGAGAACTTTTGATGGAAAGGGTTAATGCATTTAGAGATGGATGTGAAGAATTAGGTGAAAAAGGAAAATTACTAAAACTTTCTATGCAAAGAATGATGTTTGTTGCAAAAGATGAAAAAGATGCAGAGATAAAAAATAAGCTTGCTTATGAATACTATAAACGTTTTGATAATATGTTTACAGGACCCGGAAAAGTTAAAAATGGAAACATAATTCCATTACCTAGAAAACAAAGTTTTGAAGAAATGAAAGATAATTTGCTTATTTGTCCTATAAATGAATTGATTGATAAATTAAGTATCTATGCAGAGGCTGGAGTAGACGAATTTATAATAAGCTCAAGTTTTGGACAAGAACAAAATGAAACTATAGAGTCAATGCATAAAATTAGCGAAGAGATAATTCCATATTTTAAAAATTCAAAAAATCAAGTTGCCTAA
- a CDS encoding alpha/beta fold hydrolase, translating to MSEVVDCDYSIQGSGPALFLSHGIGAAKNAWRFLLPELSKHFTVVTYDLRGHGKSPVTNKNFTLDDLVLDLEKIREKTKIDKAHFAGHSLGGMIAPAYSIKFPNRVLSVGLLSTVAGRSDVDKNNVLKIISEMETTSVEQTLQKLTTRWFTDEFIEENPDLVKIRLKQVIDTDPEVFLNVFKIYANTEMITWLKNISKPCLLMTGENDLGCSPDHNKRMANEILNSKLVILPKYKHSFLIEAPKEVAKNLIKFIKSI from the coding sequence ATGTCAGAAGTAGTAGATTGTGATTATTCAATTCAAGGCTCTGGACCAGCTTTATTTTTGTCTCACGGGATAGGAGCAGCAAAGAATGCCTGGCGTTTTCTTTTACCAGAATTGTCAAAACATTTTACAGTAGTTACTTATGATCTTAGAGGCCATGGAAAATCTCCAGTTACAAATAAAAATTTTACTTTAGATGATTTAGTTTTAGATTTAGAGAAGATAAGAGAAAAAACAAAAATTGATAAAGCCCATTTTGCCGGTCATTCATTAGGAGGAATGATAGCTCCCGCATACTCAATAAAATTTCCAAATAGAGTTTTGTCAGTTGGATTACTTTCAACTGTAGCAGGTCGATCTGATGTTGATAAAAACAACGTATTAAAAATAATTAGCGAAATGGAAACAACAAGTGTTGAACAAACATTGCAAAAACTTACTACTCGTTGGTTTACAGATGAGTTTATCGAAGAAAATCCAGATTTAGTCAAAATAAGATTAAAACAAGTTATTGATACAGATCCTGAGGTTTTTTTAAATGTTTTTAAAATCTATGCAAATACAGAAATGATTACTTGGTTAAAGAATATATCTAAACCATGTTTGTTAATGACTGGTGAAAATGATTTAGGTTGCAGCCCTGATCATAACAAAAGAATGGCAAATGAGATTTTGAATTCAAAATTAGTCATTCTTCCCAAATACAAACATTCATTTCTCATTGAAGCTCCAAAAGAAGTTGCAAAAAATTTAATTAAATTTATTAAAAGTATCTAA
- a CDS encoding alternative oxidase: MSDLEKHYKPQNKSDRIALAFTKFLRYIADTFFKKKYGHRAVVLETVAAVPGMVAGMLTHLRSLRKMEDDRGWIKILLEEAENERMHLMTFIQVAKPTSLERFIIIIAQFLFIIMYSIIYLVSQRTAHRIVGYFEEEAVFSYTEYLKELESGRIDDQPAPKIAIDYWNLPLHSTLKDVVRVVRDDEAGHRDVNHSFARILNEKLLKKKQSSNKKEDRTFGLK, from the coding sequence ATGTCTGATTTAGAAAAACACTATAAACCTCAGAATAAATCTGATCGTATAGCTTTAGCTTTTACAAAATTTTTGCGCTATATAGCTGACACTTTTTTTAAAAAAAAGTATGGTCATAGAGCAGTAGTATTAGAAACTGTAGCAGCTGTTCCTGGCATGGTAGCTGGTATGCTTACACACTTAAGATCTTTAAGAAAAATGGAAGATGACAGAGGTTGGATAAAAATTCTTTTAGAAGAAGCTGAGAATGAAAGAATGCATCTAATGACATTTATTCAAGTTGCTAAACCGACATCTTTAGAGAGATTTATAATTATAATAGCACAATTTTTATTTATAATTATGTATTCAATAATTTATTTAGTATCGCAAAGAACAGCGCACAGAATAGTAGGTTATTTTGAAGAAGAAGCAGTTTTTAGTTATACAGAATATTTAAAAGAATTAGAATCTGGAAGAATAGATGATCAGCCTGCGCCTAAAATTGCAATCGATTATTGGAATTTACCACTTCACTCAACATTAAAAGATGTTGTTAGAGTAGTAAGAGATGATGAGGCTGGACATAGAGATGTGAACCATAGTTTTGCAAGAATATTAAATGAAAAATTATTAAAAAAAAAACAATCTTCTAATAAAAAAGAAGATAGAACTTTTGGCTTAAAATAA
- a CDS encoding ABC transporter substrate-binding protein, with protein MKIIKTTLVAGLISIFATFSSFAEKVKIGDPGWTGATAIANLLAAVVTDKMGGEAELVPGNNTAIYGAIDRSKGEIEVHPDIWLPNQQAYTNDLVPKGTLKLSSKPYEGNQGYCVSQQFAKKMNITAIEDLGRPEVVKAMDSDGNGKGEFWIGADGWASANVNQVKLRDYGLYDAGIEPIRAAEAVKNARVLDSIKKGEGYAFYCYKPHAIWGMADVVMLEEPKFDPAKYKMVQPKEDADWYNKSYVASKDALKKIQIGWGTSLESKSPAIVEFFKNFQLTADDVSAMAYAISVEKKQPADVARAWMDANKSTVDGWLGL; from the coding sequence ATGAAAATAATTAAAACTACACTTGTAGCTGGATTAATTTCAATTTTTGCTACTTTCTCGTCTTTTGCTGAGAAAGTTAAAATTGGAGATCCAGGTTGGACAGGTGCTACAGCTATTGCAAACTTATTAGCAGCAGTTGTCACAGATAAAATGGGTGGAGAAGCAGAACTTGTTCCTGGTAACAACACTGCAATTTATGGTGCAATAGATAGAAGCAAAGGTGAAATTGAAGTTCATCCAGATATCTGGTTGCCAAATCAACAAGCTTATACAAATGATTTAGTTCCAAAAGGAACTTTAAAATTAAGCAGCAAACCTTATGAAGGAAATCAAGGTTATTGTGTTTCACAACAATTTGCGAAAAAAATGAATATTACTGCAATCGAAGATTTAGGAAGACCTGAAGTTGTTAAAGCTATGGATAGTGATGGCAATGGTAAAGGTGAGTTCTGGATTGGTGCAGATGGTTGGGCTTCAGCTAATGTTAACCAAGTTAAATTAAGAGACTATGGTTTATATGATGCAGGCATTGAACCAATCAGAGCAGCAGAAGCAGTTAAGAATGCAAGAGTACTTGACTCAATTAAAAAAGGTGAAGGGTATGCATTTTATTGTTACAAACCACATGCAATTTGGGGAATGGCAGATGTAGTTATGTTGGAAGAGCCAAAGTTTGATCCAGCAAAATACAAAATGGTACAACCTAAAGAAGATGCTGACTGGTATAACAAGTCTTATGTAGCTTCGAAAGATGCACTTAAAAAAATTCAAATTGGTTGGGGTACTTCTTTAGAAAGTAAATCACCAGCTATTGTTGAATTCTTTAAGAACTTTCAATTAACAGCAGACGATGTATCAGCTATGGCTTACGCAATTTCAGTTGAGAAAAAACAACCAGCTGATGTAGCAAGAGCATGGATGGATGCAAATAAATCAACTGTTGATGGTTGGTTAGGACTTTAG
- a CDS encoding quaternary amine ABC transporter ATP-binding protein, producing the protein MDPSSSAIKIENVWKVFGNTSNEALDAIQNHKISKTEALEKYNSVIGVSDVSFDVKQGEIFCVMGLSGSGKSTLVRHINRLLEPTSGKILINDQDVMTLDRESLQELRNKKIGMVFQNFALMPHRSVVDNIAMPLEIRGVSKNDRLDAANKILDTVELQGWGNKFAHELSGGMQQRVGLARALAADPEFLLMDEPFSALDPLIRRQLQSEFIKLSKQMKKTTVFITHDLDEAVRVGHRIAIMRDGKVIQVGTPEEIVVSPADDYVADFVKGISRLKVVQAKSIMQSIEKFEKNNGKLSEDLEVVREDDLLSKLIETSASKDKPVVVHNSQNQKVGVISQADLLKAVIEGGDGE; encoded by the coding sequence ATGGATCCATCAAGTTCAGCTATAAAGATTGAAAATGTTTGGAAAGTGTTTGGTAACACTTCAAATGAAGCGTTAGATGCAATTCAAAATCATAAAATTTCAAAAACAGAAGCTTTAGAAAAATATAATTCAGTAATTGGGGTGTCAGATGTATCTTTTGACGTAAAACAAGGAGAAATTTTTTGCGTGATGGGTCTTTCAGGTAGTGGTAAATCTACTTTAGTTAGACATATTAATAGGCTTTTAGAGCCAACGTCTGGAAAAATTTTAATTAATGATCAAGATGTAATGACTCTTGATAGAGAAAGTTTGCAAGAATTAAGGAATAAAAAAATAGGGATGGTTTTTCAAAACTTTGCCTTAATGCCCCATAGATCAGTAGTTGATAATATTGCAATGCCTCTTGAAATTAGAGGAGTAAGTAAAAATGATAGATTGGATGCTGCAAATAAAATCTTAGATACTGTTGAGCTTCAAGGTTGGGGAAATAAATTTGCCCATGAGCTATCTGGTGGAATGCAACAAAGAGTAGGACTTGCAAGAGCTTTGGCTGCAGACCCTGAATTCTTATTAATGGACGAACCTTTTAGTGCACTAGATCCACTAATTAGAAGACAACTTCAATCAGAGTTTATTAAACTTTCGAAACAAATGAAAAAAACAACTGTTTTTATTACTCATGATTTAGATGAAGCAGTAAGAGTAGGTCATCGAATTGCAATTATGAGAGATGGAAAAGTAATTCAAGTTGGAACACCTGAAGAAATTGTAGTTAGTCCAGCTGATGATTATGTTGCTGATTTTGTAAAAGGAATTTCTAGATTAAAAGTAGTTCAAGCAAAATCAATCATGCAATCAATCGAAAAGTTTGAAAAAAATAATGGAAAACTATCTGAGGATTTAGAAGTAGTTAGAGAAGATGATTTATTAAGTAAATTAATTGAAACTTCGGCCTCAAAAGACAAGCCAGTAGTTGTTCATAATTCTCAAAATCAAAAAGTTGGTGTTATTTCACAAGCAGACCTTTTAAAAGCAGTTATTGAAGGAGGGGATGGTGAGTAA
- a CDS encoding ABC transporter permease, whose translation MVSKDVNNPSRSELITDFVKTNPNYYIDQFQKIGSKPTFSFSFNLYAAILGPIWFGMRNIWNWALTFLIIETFSVVQIIRGLFGNITADAIQKIEQVQSTIAFRNKQLEAAITNNPDKVDVYKRNIKSLEDAMQGYIDEVSRIEASAIWITIFGIILLISIKIVQGILANSTLEKRYSEWLSDKSISPGMQTKNYILSTTFTSVIMFFSVVHYSFPGLIVIMNEFPTHPDIRLTSIAWVETIFNYAVLKGDALFTAITIGIRSVLDFLELLFVKTPWIVIITAIVTLTGLSAGPRAAIYSAGFLCYMGFLGFWVKAMTTLALLGTAAILSIAIGIPLGIFCARRQRFYSMIRPIMDFMQTMPAFVFMIPVIAFFGTGKVAAVIITMIFGGTPVVRLTVLGLRGVPETIREAAIAYGATKWYLLRKVDLPLATPSILAGVNQTVMLSLAMVVVASLIGAKGLGQDVLEALQYANVGQGILAGVAILFVALILDRVVQGKKRV comes from the coding sequence ATGGTGAGTAAAGATGTTAACAACCCATCTAGATCAGAATTAATAACTGATTTTGTAAAAACGAACCCAAATTATTATATTGATCAATTTCAGAAAATAGGAAGCAAACCCACATTTTCTTTTTCATTTAACTTGTATGCTGCAATTCTTGGACCTATTTGGTTTGGGATGAGAAATATCTGGAATTGGGCATTAACTTTTTTAATTATTGAAACTTTTTCAGTTGTACAAATTATACGAGGTTTGTTTGGTAATATTACAGCTGATGCTATTCAAAAAATTGAACAAGTACAGTCTACTATTGCTTTTAGAAATAAACAATTAGAAGCAGCGATAACTAATAATCCAGACAAGGTTGATGTTTATAAGAGAAATATAAAGTCACTAGAAGATGCTATGCAAGGCTATATTGATGAAGTTAGTAGAATTGAAGCTTCTGCTATTTGGATTACTATTTTTGGAATTATTTTATTAATTTCTATTAAAATAGTTCAAGGCATTCTTGCTAACTCAACATTAGAAAAAAGATATTCTGAATGGTTGTCAGACAAATCAATAAGTCCTGGTATGCAAACAAAAAATTATATTTTAAGCACAACTTTCACTTCAGTAATTATGTTTTTTTCAGTAGTTCACTATAGTTTTCCAGGTTTAATTGTAATCATGAATGAATTCCCAACACATCCAGATATCAGATTAACATCTATTGCCTGGGTAGAAACTATATTTAATTATGCTGTCCTAAAAGGTGATGCTTTGTTTACAGCAATTACAATTGGTATTAGATCTGTTTTAGATTTTTTAGAACTATTGTTTGTTAAAACCCCATGGATAGTAATTATAACTGCGATTGTAACTTTAACTGGTTTATCAGCAGGACCAAGAGCTGCCATATATTCGGCTGGGTTTTTATGTTATATGGGCTTTTTAGGCTTTTGGGTAAAAGCTATGACTACGCTTGCCTTACTGGGTACGGCTGCGATTTTAAGTATCGCAATTGGAATCCCACTTGGAATTTTTTGCGCAAGACGTCAAAGATTTTATTCAATGATAAGACCGATAATGGATTTTATGCAAACAATGCCAGCCTTTGTGTTTATGATCCCTGTTATTGCATTTTTTGGAACAGGAAAAGTTGCAGCAGTAATAATTACAATGATATTTGGTGGAACTCCAGTTGTCAGATTAACAGTGCTTGGATTAAGAGGAGTTCCAGAAACAATCAGGGAAGCTGCGATAGCTTACGGTGCAACTAAATGGTATCTACTTAGAAAGGTAGATTTACCTTTAGCAACACCTTCAATATTAGCAGGTGTAAACCAAACAGTAATGTTAAGTTTAGCCATGGTTGTTGTTGCATCTTTAATTGGTGCCAAAGGTTTAGGTCAAGACGTTTTGGAGGCATTACAATATGCAAATGTAGGTCAAGGTATTCTTGCAGGTGTTGCCATTTTATTTGTGGCATTAATTTTAGATAGGGTTGTTCAAGGTAAGAAAAGAGTTTAA
- a CDS encoding LysE/ArgO family amino acid transporter: MEYLLLGFFTGLSLILAIGAQNIFVIEQGLKKQHIFLVCLICSVSDLILIFAGVFLFHFFSQYFNSIIELIFNIALIVFLIHFIYSKIRSHNKTINFNKDFTNISALNISFKTLAFTYLNPHVYSDTVFFLGNFSKNFLLNQKITFGIGAAVASFIFFYIIGYLSKYLSKYAQNQKVWKVINIFIILFMSHLCFFVAINFFTDK; encoded by the coding sequence ATGGAATATCTATTATTAGGTTTTTTTACTGGCTTAAGTCTTATTTTAGCAATAGGTGCTCAGAATATTTTTGTAATTGAACAGGGATTAAAAAAACAACATATATTTCTAGTTTGTTTAATATGTTCAGTTTCTGATTTAATATTGATTTTTGCAGGAGTTTTTTTATTCCATTTTTTTAGTCAATATTTTAATTCAATAATTGAACTAATCTTTAACATAGCTTTGATTGTTTTTTTAATTCATTTTATTTATTCAAAAATAAGATCCCACAATAAAACAATTAATTTCAATAAAGATTTTACAAATATTTCAGCACTTAATATTTCCTTTAAAACTCTTGCTTTTACTTACCTTAATCCACACGTTTATTCAGATACTGTTTTCTTTTTAGGAAATTTTTCTAAAAATTTTTTACTGAATCAAAAAATAACATTTGGTATTGGAGCTGCAGTTGCTTCATTTATTTTTTTTTATATAATTGGATATCTTTCTAAATATTTATCAAAGTATGCTCAAAATCAAAAAGTATGGAAAGTAATTAATATTTTTATAATTCTTTTTATGAGTCATTTATGTTTTTTTGTCGCAATAAATTTTTTTACTGATAAATAA
- a CDS encoding sulfotransferase domain-containing protein: MIIWLASYPKSGNTWVRSFLSAYYYSNNGIFNPNLLKKIKQYPSSVFFDKKIDEPNEAHKYWLETQDKILSKKEITILKTHNSLTSINSIPFTKPKYTIGVVYILRDPRNILTSLKNHYDLDYDEAIKFMLNEKKFIYDDRTPDNIDYSTFQFLGSWSNHYKSWINTNLFRRMIIKYEDLIKNPYETFRDLSVFINTLAKLNDPINSQKLNNAIESTKFDNLREIEKNNLFTENVFSKDKKKIPFFNFGPENKWAQKIPLKLQKDINIYFENDLKELDYF, from the coding sequence ATGATTATTTGGTTGGCATCATATCCAAAAAGTGGAAATACATGGGTTAGATCTTTCTTGTCTGCATACTATTATAGTAATAATGGAATTTTTAACCCTAACTTATTAAAAAAAATCAAACAATATCCTAGTTCAGTTTTTTTTGATAAAAAAATAGATGAACCTAATGAAGCTCATAAATACTGGTTAGAAACTCAGGATAAAATTTTATCCAAAAAAGAAATTACAATTTTAAAAACACATAATAGTCTAACTTCAATTAACTCTATTCCATTTACAAAACCAAAATACACTATTGGTGTTGTTTATATTTTAAGAGATCCTAGAAATATTCTTACTTCTTTAAAAAATCATTATGATTTAGATTATGATGAGGCAATAAAGTTTATGTTGAATGAAAAAAAATTTATTTATGATGACAGAACACCAGATAATATTGATTATTCAACTTTTCAATTTTTAGGTTCTTGGTCAAATCACTATAAATCTTGGATAAATACAAATTTGTTTAGAAGAATGATTATAAAATATGAAGATTTAATTAAAAATCCATATGAAACTTTTAGAGATTTATCTGTCTTTATAAATACTCTTGCTAAATTAAATGACCCAATTAATTCACAAAAACTAAATAATGCTATTGAAAGTACAAAATTTGATAATTTAAGAGAAATTGAAAAAAATAATTTATTTACAGAAAATGTTTTTTCAAAAGATAAAAAAAAAATTCCTTTTTTTAATTTTGGACCTGAAAATAAATGGGCACAAAAAATTCCATTAAAATTACAAAAAGATATAAATATTTATTTTGAAAATGATCTTAAAGAATTAGATTATTTCTAA